A genomic window from Agrobacterium tumefaciens includes:
- the iolE gene encoding myo-inosose-2 dehydratase, whose product MIRYGTNPIAWSNDDDRTLGAHISLEQCLDETAKIGFDGIEKGHKFPTKPEGLKGVLSPRGLSFVSGWHSLNLLTDDIESEKKAMQPALDLLKAMGSKVIIVCETSNAIHGDDNKALVDRPRLAADDWAKFGAGVEALAAFAAEQGITLVYHHHMGTVVESEDEIDLLMQHTGPKTHLLLDTGHCLFGGGDPVRVAQKYMGRVGHIHAKNVRPAIADQVRGERLSFLEGVRRGVFTVPGDSEGGVNFPPVLKVAAEHGYSGWLVIEAEQDPDVRNPFEYQSLGLKSLKAFAREAGLDKAQAA is encoded by the coding sequence ATGATCCGTTACGGTACCAATCCCATCGCCTGGTCCAACGACGATGACCGCACGCTGGGCGCCCATATCAGCCTCGAACAGTGCCTCGATGAAACCGCCAAGATCGGTTTCGACGGCATCGAAAAGGGCCACAAGTTCCCGACTAAGCCGGAAGGCCTGAAGGGCGTGCTTTCGCCGCGCGGTCTCTCCTTCGTCTCCGGCTGGCATTCGCTGAACCTTCTGACCGACGACATCGAATCCGAAAAGAAGGCCATGCAGCCGGCGCTTGATCTCTTGAAGGCCATGGGCTCGAAGGTCATCATCGTCTGCGAGACCTCGAACGCCATCCACGGCGATGACAACAAGGCGCTGGTCGACCGTCCGCGCCTTGCGGCCGATGACTGGGCGAAATTCGGCGCGGGGGTCGAGGCGCTGGCCGCCTTTGCCGCAGAACAGGGTATCACCCTCGTTTATCATCACCACATGGGAACGGTGGTCGAGAGCGAAGACGAGATCGACCTTCTGATGCAGCACACCGGCCCGAAGACGCACCTTCTGCTCGATACCGGCCATTGCCTGTTCGGCGGCGGCGATCCCGTGCGTGTCGCGCAGAAATATATGGGTCGCGTCGGCCATATCCATGCCAAGAACGTGCGCCCTGCCATTGCTGATCAGGTTCGGGGCGAGCGGCTTTCCTTCCTCGAAGGCGTGCGCCGTGGCGTGTTCACCGTTCCCGGCGACAGCGAAGGCGGCGTGAACTTCCCGCCGGTGCTGAAGGTGGCGGCCGAGCATGGTTACAGCGGCTGGCTGGTGATCGAGGCGGAACAGGACCCGGATGTCCGCAACCCCTTCGAATATCAGAGCCTCGGGCTGAAATCGCTGAAGGCTTTTGCGCGTGAAGCGGGGCTGGACAAGGCTCAGGCTGCTTGA
- a CDS encoding Gfo/Idh/MocA family protein: MAALGVGLIGTGYMGKCHALAWNNVTSVFGDVERPRLVTLAEVNPELAAKKAAEFGFARSTGNWRDLLSDPEIDVISVTTPNAFHPEMAIAALEAGKHVWCEKPMAPAFTDAVKMRDAARRSGKAAAMGYNYIQNPVIRHIRRLIDEGAIGRVYHVRAEMDEDFMADATQPFYWKSEASSGYGALDDFAVHPLSLLFALFGHAESAITDMVKPYETRPLAGGGERAVETHDLASVLLKLEGGISAVLIANRSAWGRKGRIAIQIYGSTGSILFDQERMNEFQFYTTDGRPEEQGFRTILTAPHHKPYDRFIPAPGHGLGFNDLKVIECRELIAAIEGKKAHIIDFEEGLKIERSIHAMARSFAEGRWVGSAEIAE, from the coding sequence ATGGCCGCTCTTGGCGTGGGCCTTATCGGCACCGGTTACATGGGCAAATGCCACGCGCTGGCGTGGAACAATGTCACCAGCGTCTTCGGCGATGTGGAGCGCCCGCGCCTCGTGACGCTCGCGGAAGTCAATCCCGAGCTTGCCGCGAAGAAAGCCGCCGAGTTCGGCTTCGCCCGCTCGACAGGTAACTGGCGCGACCTGCTGTCCGACCCCGAGATCGACGTCATCTCGGTCACCACGCCGAACGCCTTCCACCCGGAAATGGCGATTGCCGCCCTTGAGGCCGGCAAACATGTCTGGTGTGAAAAGCCGATGGCGCCCGCCTTTACTGACGCGGTGAAGATGCGCGATGCGGCCCGCCGTTCCGGCAAGGCCGCGGCGATGGGCTACAACTACATTCAGAACCCCGTCATCCGCCATATCCGCCGCCTGATCGACGAAGGCGCCATCGGCAGGGTCTATCACGTCCGCGCCGAAATGGACGAGGACTTCATGGCGGATGCCACCCAGCCCTTCTACTGGAAGAGCGAAGCTTCCTCCGGTTATGGCGCGCTGGATGATTTCGCCGTGCATCCGCTATCGCTGCTCTTTGCCCTGTTCGGCCATGCCGAAAGCGCCATCACCGACATGGTGAAACCTTATGAGACTCGCCCGCTTGCCGGCGGCGGCGAGCGCGCCGTCGAGACGCATGATCTTGCCAGCGTGCTGCTGAAGCTCGAAGGCGGCATTTCCGCCGTGCTCATCGCCAACCGTTCCGCCTGGGGCCGCAAGGGTCGCATCGCCATCCAGATTTATGGCTCGACGGGTTCGATTCTCTTCGATCAGGAACGGATGAACGAGTTCCAGTTCTACACCACGGACGGACGCCCGGAGGAGCAGGGTTTCAGAACAATCCTCACCGCGCCGCATCACAAGCCCTATGACCGCTTCATCCCCGCCCCCGGCCACGGCCTCGGCTTCAACGATCTGAAGGTGATCGAATGCCGGGAACTGATCGCGGCAATCGAGGGGAAAAAGGCCCATATCATCGATTTCGAGGAAGGGCTGAAGATCGAGCGCAGCATTCACGCCATGGCCCGGTCTTTCGCCGAAGGACGATGGGTGGGAAGCGCGGAGATTGCGGAATAA
- a CDS encoding bifunctional 5-dehydro-2-deoxygluconokinase/5-dehydro-2-deoxyphosphogluconate aldolase translates to MKKLDLITIGRSSVDLYGSQVGGRLEDMASFAKYIGGSPTNIAAGAARLGLNSAVITRVGDEHMGRFIREQLVREGVDVRGVKTDPERLTALVLLGIRDQNQFPLIFYRENCADMALSEDDIDPAFIAEAACVCATGTHLSHPKTEAAVLKALKLARENGAKTALDIDYRPNLWGVAGHGDGESRFVESQKVTAKLQSTLHLFDLIVGTEEEFHIAGGSTDTLAALKAVRKVSNATLVCKRGPMGASVFTGEIPASLDDGETGEGFPIEVFNVLGAGDGFMAGLFRGWLRGEDWPTTLKYANACGAFAVSRHGCTPAYPSWEELQYFFKAGIRNKALRKDEALEQVHWSTNRKGDWDTMRVFAFDHRMQLEAIADELGVKHEKIGAFKKLCLEAAQQVAGDRPGYGILCDGRLGRDALFAASGSGLWIGRPVEWPGSRPLTLEPELGKDFGGLSEWPLENVVKVLCFYHPDDTEEMRSTQEETVMRLFQATRRNRLEMLLEVIPSKVGPTDDLTAARIVERFYEIGVYPDWWKLEPMKTRAAWKNACDAVHRNDPYVRGIVVLGLDAPQSELEESFRLAAGFDLVKGFAVGRTIFADAARSWLGGRITDQEAVKDMAQRYISLCRIWDEARAKKGEAA, encoded by the coding sequence TTGAAAAAACTTGATCTTATCACGATCGGGCGCTCGTCTGTCGATCTGTACGGTTCGCAGGTTGGCGGCCGTCTGGAGGACATGGCCTCCTTTGCCAAATATATCGGCGGCTCTCCCACCAATATAGCAGCCGGCGCTGCACGCCTTGGGCTCAACAGCGCCGTCATCACCCGTGTCGGAGATGAGCATATGGGCCGCTTCATCCGCGAGCAGCTGGTGCGTGAAGGCGTTGATGTGCGCGGCGTGAAGACAGACCCGGAGCGGCTGACCGCGCTGGTGCTGCTCGGCATTCGCGACCAGAACCAGTTCCCGCTGATCTTTTATCGCGAAAACTGCGCCGACATGGCGCTCAGCGAAGACGATATCGATCCCGCCTTCATCGCCGAAGCTGCTTGCGTCTGCGCCACCGGCACGCATCTGTCGCATCCAAAAACGGAAGCGGCCGTGCTGAAGGCGCTGAAACTCGCCCGCGAAAATGGCGCGAAGACCGCGCTCGATATCGATTACCGGCCCAATCTCTGGGGTGTGGCCGGCCATGGCGACGGCGAAAGCCGTTTCGTGGAATCGCAGAAGGTCACCGCCAAGCTGCAATCCACCCTGCATCTCTTCGACCTGATCGTCGGCACCGAGGAAGAATTCCACATCGCCGGCGGCTCCACCGATACGCTTGCGGCGCTGAAGGCCGTGCGCAAGGTTTCGAATGCGACGCTGGTGTGCAAGCGCGGGCCGATGGGGGCCTCGGTCTTCACCGGTGAAATCCCGGCAAGTCTCGACGATGGCGAGACGGGCGAAGGTTTCCCGATCGAGGTCTTCAACGTTCTGGGTGCGGGCGATGGCTTCATGGCCGGGCTGTTCCGTGGCTGGCTGCGCGGCGAAGACTGGCCGACGACATTAAAATACGCCAATGCATGCGGCGCCTTCGCCGTTTCCCGCCACGGCTGCACGCCGGCCTATCCGAGCTGGGAAGAGCTGCAATATTTCTTCAAGGCCGGCATTCGCAACAAGGCGCTGCGCAAGGACGAGGCGCTGGAACAGGTGCACTGGTCCACCAACCGCAAGGGCGACTGGGACACGATGCGCGTCTTCGCCTTTGACCACCGCATGCAGCTGGAAGCCATCGCCGACGAGCTTGGCGTCAAGCACGAAAAGATCGGCGCTTTCAAGAAGCTCTGCCTAGAAGCCGCACAGCAGGTGGCCGGCGACAGGCCGGGTTACGGTATTCTCTGCGACGGTCGCCTTGGCCGTGACGCCCTGTTTGCCGCGAGCGGTTCCGGTCTCTGGATCGGCCGCCCAGTGGAATGGCCCGGCTCCCGTCCGCTGACGCTGGAACCGGAACTCGGCAAGGATTTCGGCGGGCTGTCCGAATGGCCGCTTGAAAATGTCGTCAAGGTCCTGTGCTTCTATCATCCCGACGATACGGAGGAGATGCGATCAACGCAGGAGGAGACGGTCATGCGTCTGTTCCAGGCGACACGCCGCAACCGGCTGGAAATGTTGCTGGAGGTCATTCCTTCCAAGGTCGGCCCGACCGACGATCTGACAGCCGCCCGCATCGTCGAGCGTTTTTATGAGATCGGGGTCTATCCCGACTGGTGGAAGCTGGAGCCGATGAAGACCCGCGCCGCCTGGAAGAACGCCTGCGATGCCGTGCATCGTAACGATCCTTATGTGCGCGGCATCGTCGTTCTCGGTCTCGACGCCCCGCAAAGCGAGCTGGAGGAAAGCTTCCGCCTTGCCGCCGGTTTTGATCTGGTCAAAGGTTTCGCCGTTGGCCGCACGATTTTCGCAGATGCCGCGCGAAGCTGGCTCGGTGGCAGGATCACCGATCAGGAAGCGGTGAAGGATATGGCGCAGCGCTATATCAGCCTGTGCCGCATTTGGGATGAGGCGCGCGCCAAAAAGGGAGAGGCAGCGTGA
- a CDS encoding MurR/RpiR family transcriptional regulator yields the protein MTAIEAPESVKAFEERLLQVAEGLPKRLRQCADYVASNQDRIAVSTVAEMAEGAGVQPSAFMRFCQIMGFSGFSEMQRLFRDSYVGGWPDYTTRLDHLREKGDESASSLLAEFVEAGRSSLEMLLKSVDTRQLDEAVSALAGARTVHIVGLRRSFPIASYLAYAFEKMKVPAVLHSAVGGLGNISAISSDDALIAITFSPYSTETLELAETARANGIPVVALSDSAVNPLRKSGATLLTVTEIDFGAFRSLSATLCLAITLAVAVGTRKTA from the coding sequence ATGACGGCAATCGAGGCGCCAGAATCGGTGAAGGCTTTTGAGGAGCGGTTGCTCCAGGTTGCGGAGGGGCTGCCGAAACGATTGCGGCAATGCGCCGATTATGTCGCCTCCAATCAGGACCGCATCGCCGTTTCCACCGTCGCCGAAATGGCAGAGGGTGCTGGCGTGCAGCCTTCGGCCTTCATGCGGTTTTGCCAGATCATGGGCTTTTCCGGTTTTTCGGAAATGCAGCGCCTGTTTCGCGATTCCTATGTCGGCGGCTGGCCGGATTACACCACACGGCTCGACCATCTGCGTGAAAAGGGCGATGAAAGTGCCTCCAGCCTGCTTGCGGAATTTGTCGAAGCTGGTCGTTCCTCGCTGGAAATGCTGCTGAAATCGGTCGATACACGGCAGCTTGACGAGGCAGTTTCGGCACTGGCTGGCGCGCGCACCGTCCACATTGTCGGTTTGCGACGTTCTTTCCCCATAGCCAGTTACCTTGCCTATGCCTTCGAGAAAATGAAGGTTCCGGCGGTTCTGCACAGCGCCGTCGGCGGGCTGGGCAATATCAGCGCCATCTCCAGCGATGACGCGCTGATCGCCATCACCTTCTCCCCCTATTCCACTGAGACGCTGGAACTGGCGGAAACGGCCCGGGCCAATGGCATTCCGGTGGTTGCGCTCTCTGATTCTGCCGTCAATCCGCTGCGAAAATCCGGCGCAACGCTTCTGACGGTCACGGAGATCGATTTTGGTGCATTCCGCTCCCTTTCCGCCACCCTCTGTCTGGCGATTACGCTGGCCGTGGCTGTGGGAACCCGCAAAACAGCCTGA
- the iolD gene encoding 3D-(3,5/4)-trihydroxycyclohexane-1,2-dione acylhydrolase (decyclizing), with translation MKTIRMTAAQAMVRYLAAQMNEHGETYIAGVWAIFGHGNVAGIGEALHGIRDELQTYRGQNEQSMAHAAIAYTKQLRRRRAMAVTSSIGPGAANMVTAAALAHVNRLPVLLIPGDVFANRGPDPVLQQLEDFGDGTMTVNDCFRPVSRYFDRIMRPEQLLTALPRAMRTMTDPADCGPVTLAFCQDVQAEAYDYPVSFFEKRVWRQRRPEPDVVEFEDAVAALKAAKNPIIVAGGGVHFAGATETLKRFAETHSIPVVETQAGKSALAWDHDLNFGPVGVTGAESANIISEKADLVFGVGTRFQDFTTGSWALFKNPNRKILALNVQPYDSAKHDAISLTADAKIGLEKLSAALGSHRFAAPDAGLKAAWFEKADADTAAPGEDNANSLPTDMQVIGAVQRQSRDNTVVMCAAGTMPGELHQLWKSKLPLSYHMEYGFSCMGYEVAGGLGIKMAEPDRDVIVMVGDGSYMMMNSELATSVAMGVKITLVITDNRGYGCINRLQMETGGAEFNNLYAHTNVNPIAIDFVAHAGSMGADARKVSTITELEEALASARASTRTTVIVIDTDPYPTPQAGGHWWDVAVPEVSDRAEIGPARARYENHVKERQ, from the coding sequence GTGAAGACAATCAGAATGACGGCTGCGCAGGCAATGGTTCGTTACCTCGCCGCGCAGATGAATGAACATGGCGAAACCTATATTGCCGGTGTCTGGGCCATTTTCGGCCACGGCAACGTCGCCGGTATCGGCGAAGCGCTGCATGGCATTCGCGACGAGCTGCAGACCTATCGCGGCCAGAACGAGCAATCCATGGCCCATGCGGCCATTGCTTACACCAAGCAGCTGCGCCGCCGGCGGGCGATGGCGGTCACCTCCTCCATCGGTCCCGGCGCCGCCAATATGGTGACGGCGGCGGCCCTTGCGCATGTCAACCGCCTGCCGGTTCTGCTGATTCCCGGCGATGTCTTCGCCAATCGCGGCCCCGACCCCGTGCTGCAGCAGCTCGAAGATTTCGGCGACGGCACCATGACGGTCAACGACTGCTTCCGCCCGGTAAGCCGTTACTTTGACCGCATCATGCGACCGGAACAGTTGCTGACCGCCCTTCCCCGCGCCATGCGCACCATGACAGACCCGGCCGATTGCGGCCCGGTCACGCTCGCCTTCTGCCAGGATGTGCAGGCGGAAGCCTATGATTATCCTGTCAGCTTCTTCGAAAAGCGCGTCTGGCGTCAGCGCCGTCCTGAGCCGGATGTTGTGGAATTCGAAGATGCGGTCGCCGCGCTGAAGGCGGCGAAGAACCCGATCATCGTTGCCGGCGGCGGCGTGCATTTTGCCGGCGCAACCGAAACCCTGAAGCGCTTTGCCGAAACCCATTCCATTCCCGTTGTCGAAACGCAGGCTGGGAAATCGGCATTGGCGTGGGATCACGATCTCAACTTCGGTCCCGTCGGCGTCACGGGCGCGGAAAGCGCCAATATCATCAGTGAAAAGGCCGATCTGGTCTTCGGCGTCGGCACCCGTTTTCAGGATTTCACCACCGGTTCCTGGGCGCTGTTCAAGAACCCTAACCGCAAGATCCTGGCGCTCAACGTCCAGCCCTATGACAGCGCCAAGCATGATGCGATCAGCCTGACGGCGGATGCGAAGATCGGGCTTGAAAAGCTCTCCGCAGCACTCGGCAGCCACCGTTTTGCCGCGCCGGATGCCGGTCTCAAGGCGGCATGGTTCGAAAAGGCCGATGCCGATACAGCCGCGCCGGGCGAAGACAACGCCAACAGCCTGCCCACCGACATGCAGGTCATCGGCGCGGTGCAGCGCCAGTCGCGTGACAATACCGTCGTCATGTGCGCGGCAGGCACCATGCCGGGTGAGCTGCACCAGCTTTGGAAATCCAAGCTGCCGCTCTCCTATCACATGGAATACGGCTTCTCCTGCATGGGTTATGAAGTGGCCGGTGGCCTCGGCATCAAGATGGCGGAGCCGGACCGCGACGTGATCGTCATGGTCGGTGACGGCTCCTACATGATGATGAATTCGGAGCTTGCCACATCGGTCGCCATGGGCGTGAAGATCACGCTCGTCATCACCGACAACAGGGGCTATGGCTGCATCAACCGCCTGCAGATGGAGACCGGCGGCGCGGAGTTCAACAACCTCTACGCCCACACCAACGTCAACCCCATCGCCATCGATTTCGTCGCCCATGCCGGCTCGATGGGGGCGGATGCGCGTAAGGTTTCCACCATCACTGAACTGGAAGAAGCGCTCGCGAGCGCCCGTGCCTCCACCCGAACAACAGTGATCGTCATCGATACCGATCCCTATCCGACCCCTCAGGCCGGCGGTCACTGGTGGGATGTCGCGGTGCCTGAAGTCTCCGACCGTGCCGAAATCGGCCCGGCGCGCGCCCGTTATGAAAACCATGTCAAGGAAAGACAGTAA
- a CDS encoding 2-hydroxyacid dehydrogenase, whose amino-acid sequence MSDKKAVVLVPGKINPRVLERLEGKVEIVTVPAGAEPVLPAGAAERINAIAVSGVVNAKWIDALPKLEIIANFGVGYDGVDAKHAATRNIVVTNTPDVLNDEVADTTIALLINTVRRLYQAETWLRDGKWVGEGPFALSPFSLRGRKVGLFGMGRIGQEIAKRLEPFKVEIGYHTRSKRDGLPYTYYGSLKEMAEAVDILICIVPGTPETHKAINTEILTALGPEGVFINVGRGSSVDEDALLQALKSGAVGAAGLDVFYAEPKVPEAFLSLPNVSLLPHVASASIPTRNAMADLVADNILGWFRDGKVLTPVPETPVKG is encoded by the coding sequence ATGTCTGACAAAAAGGCCGTCGTTCTCGTTCCCGGCAAGATAAACCCGCGCGTTCTCGAACGCCTCGAAGGCAAGGTCGAGATCGTGACTGTGCCTGCCGGTGCCGAGCCGGTTCTGCCGGCAGGCGCGGCGGAACGCATCAATGCCATCGCCGTTTCCGGCGTCGTCAACGCAAAGTGGATCGATGCGCTGCCGAAGCTCGAGATCATCGCCAATTTCGGCGTGGGTTATGACGGCGTCGATGCCAAACATGCCGCCACACGCAACATCGTGGTGACGAATACGCCTGACGTGCTGAACGACGAGGTGGCCGATACGACGATTGCGCTTTTGATCAACACCGTGCGCCGTCTTTATCAGGCCGAGACCTGGTTGCGCGATGGCAAATGGGTTGGTGAAGGTCCGTTCGCGCTGTCGCCGTTTTCGCTCCGCGGCCGCAAGGTGGGTCTCTTTGGCATGGGCCGCATAGGGCAGGAAATCGCCAAGCGGCTGGAGCCTTTCAAGGTGGAAATCGGATACCACACCCGCAGCAAGCGGGATGGCCTCCCTTACACCTATTACGGCTCGCTGAAGGAGATGGCGGAAGCCGTCGACATCCTGATCTGCATCGTGCCCGGCACGCCGGAAACGCATAAGGCGATCAACACCGAAATCCTGACAGCGCTGGGGCCTGAGGGCGTGTTCATCAATGTCGGGCGCGGTTCCAGCGTCGATGAGGATGCGCTTTTGCAGGCGCTTAAGAGCGGTGCTGTGGGCGCTGCCGGCCTCGATGTGTTCTATGCCGAGCCGAAGGTGCCGGAAGCCTTCCTGTCGCTGCCGAATGTCTCCCTGCTGCCGCATGTCGCCTCCGCCTCGATCCCGACGCGCAACGCCATGGCCGATCTGGTGGCCGACAATATTCTCGGCTGGTTCAGGGACGGCAAGGTGCTGACGCCGGTGCCGGAAACGCCAGTCAAGGGGTGA
- a CDS encoding ABC transporter ATP-binding protein: protein MPAAPLEIVNLTAGYGPTRVIEGLSLSVPSGSRFAVLGRNGVGKTSLFATLAGQTKRFAGDIRIGGQDIAALPSAARAKAGLGYVPQTRDVFPTLTVEENLFVGLKTRPKSAIEEAYTLFPRLKERRRNLGSQLSGGEQQMLSTARTILGQPRVLLLDEPLEGLAPVICEELMAAFSKLAQSGEMTILLVEQRIQMAIDFADHAIIMERGRIVWEGPSSALAENPDIVDTHLGVGGLH from the coding sequence ATGCCCGCAGCGCCGCTTGAAATCGTCAACCTCACCGCCGGTTACGGCCCCACCCGCGTCATCGAGGGCCTGTCGCTTTCCGTGCCGTCGGGCTCGCGTTTCGCGGTTCTCGGCCGCAACGGCGTCGGCAAGACCAGCCTCTTCGCCACGCTGGCCGGCCAGACGAAACGCTTTGCCGGCGATATCCGCATCGGCGGGCAGGACATCGCCGCCCTGCCGAGCGCCGCCCGCGCCAAAGCCGGCCTCGGCTACGTGCCGCAGACGCGGGATGTCTTCCCGACGCTGACCGTCGAGGAAAACCTGTTCGTCGGCCTCAAGACCCGGCCGAAATCGGCCATCGAGGAAGCCTACACGCTGTTTCCGCGCCTGAAGGAGCGCCGCCGCAATCTCGGCTCGCAACTTTCCGGCGGCGAACAGCAGATGCTTTCCACCGCCCGCACGATTCTCGGCCAGCCGCGCGTGCTGCTTCTCGACGAACCGCTGGAAGGCCTCGCCCCCGTCATCTGCGAGGAGCTGATGGCGGCCTTTTCCAAACTGGCGCAATCGGGCGAAATGACCATTCTTCTCGTCGAACAGCGTATCCAGATGGCCATCGACTTCGCCGACCACGCCATCATCATGGAACGTGGCCGCATCGTCTGGGAAGGGCCGTCCAGCGCGCTTGCGGAGAACCCGGATATTGTCGATACGCATCTTGGCGTTGGCGGGCTGCACTGA
- the iolB gene encoding 5-deoxy-glucuronate isomerase, producing MTSLLRKPVATSGKVHDITPQSADWGYVGFGLYRLKPGETATENTGDTEVILVLVEGKATISAGDKDFGELGDRMNVFERKPPHCVYVPAGSEWSLTATTDCTVGVCTAPGEKGSREAQQIGPNGVQLTERGKGANTRYIFPIAMEERDVADSLLVTEVFTPSGNWSSYPPHRHDEDNYPDMTYLEETYYHRLNPAQGFGFQRVFTEDGSLDETMAVSDGDVVLVPKGHHPCGAPYGYEMYYLNVMAGPMRKWRFKNHPDHDWIFKRDNP from the coding sequence ATGACCTCACTTCTGCGCAAGCCGGTCGCGACCAGCGGCAAGGTGCACGATATCACGCCCCAAAGCGCGGATTGGGGTTATGTCGGTTTCGGCCTCTACCGCCTGAAGCCGGGCGAGACGGCGACGGAAAACACCGGCGATACCGAAGTCATCCTTGTGCTGGTCGAAGGCAAGGCGACGATTTCCGCAGGGGATAAGGATTTCGGTGAACTCGGCGACCGCATGAACGTGTTCGAACGCAAGCCGCCGCATTGCGTCTACGTGCCCGCAGGCTCCGAATGGTCGCTGACTGCCACGACGGATTGCACCGTCGGCGTCTGCACCGCACCCGGCGAAAAAGGCAGCCGCGAGGCGCAGCAGATCGGTCCCAATGGCGTGCAGCTCACCGAGCGCGGCAAGGGCGCCAATACGCGTTACATCTTCCCAATCGCCATGGAAGAGCGCGATGTGGCCGACAGCCTGCTGGTAACGGAAGTCTTCACGCCATCCGGCAACTGGTCGTCCTATCCGCCGCACCGACATGATGAGGATAATTACCCTGACATGACCTATCTGGAGGAGACTTATTATCATCGCCTCAACCCGGCGCAGGGTTTCGGTTTCCAGCGTGTCTTTACCGAAGACGGTTCGCTGGATGAGACCATGGCGGTGTCGGACGGCGATGTCGTGCTGGTGCCCAAGGGCCACCACCCCTGCGGCGCGCCCTATGGTTATGAGATGTATTATCTGAACGTGATGGCCGGGCCGATGCGCAAATGGCGCTTCAAGAACCACCCGGATCACGACTGGATTTTCAAACGGGATAATCCGTAA
- a CDS encoding ABC transporter ATP-binding protein, with translation MSAIFEVSGLKKNFGGLVVTNNVSLSLSPGDRTVLIGPNGAGKTTFVNLVTGNIKPSAGTVRIAGEDVTGLSASQRVKRGLVRSFQVTRLFQDMTPEEHVALAILQREGKTGRIFGRYRAMPAVMSEARDILGTLGLLALAETRVREIAYGQQRLIEIALAMALRPKILLLDEPAAGVPSTETARIEQALDRLPADLAILMIEHDMDLVFRFAKRVVVLAAGAVIFDGSPEDVTSNAEVRQAYLGSYADARSAA, from the coding sequence ATGAGCGCCATTTTCGAAGTATCCGGCCTCAAGAAGAATTTCGGCGGCCTCGTCGTCACCAACAATGTCTCGCTGTCGCTTTCGCCGGGAGACCGCACGGTGCTGATCGGCCCCAATGGCGCCGGCAAGACCACCTTCGTCAATCTCGTCACCGGCAACATCAAGCCCTCGGCCGGCACGGTGCGCATCGCCGGCGAAGACGTGACCGGCCTCAGCGCCAGCCAGCGGGTGAAGCGCGGCCTCGTCCGCTCCTTCCAGGTCACAAGGCTGTTTCAGGACATGACGCCGGAGGAGCATGTGGCGCTTGCCATTCTCCAGCGCGAAGGCAAGACGGGCCGGATTTTCGGCCGTTACCGCGCCATGCCCGCGGTGATGAGCGAAGCCCGCGACATTCTCGGCACGCTCGGTCTTCTGGCCCTTGCAGAAACCCGCGTGCGCGAAATCGCCTATGGCCAGCAACGGCTGATCGAGATCGCGCTTGCCATGGCGCTTCGCCCGAAAATCCTGCTGCTCGACGAACCGGCCGCCGGCGTGCCTTCCACGGAAACCGCGCGCATCGAACAGGCACTCGACCGGCTGCCGGCCGATCTCGCGATCCTGATGATCGAGCATGACATGGATCTGGTCTTCCGTTTTGCCAAACGTGTGGTGGTGCTCGCCGCAGGCGCGGTCATCTTCGACGGTTCGCCGGAAGACGTCACCAGCAATGCGGAAGTCCGCCAAGCCTATCTGGGAAGTTACGCCGATGCCCGCAGCGCCGCTTGA